In one window of uncultured Methanobrevibacter sp. DNA:
- a CDS encoding ABC transporter permease produces the protein MNFIKENDLFLLSELVKKNFLSKYKDSVLGVIWTILNPLLLTILFTIIFSTLFGKNIVNFPVYFLSGRCIFEFFNSGISIAMRSIKGNKNILQKTAAPKYVFVLGGIFSEYITFIIYLILLLAVMVVTHAQFHITIPLAIIPIFSLTLMIIGLGLILSITCVYYTDIIHLWTVFSMMLLYASAIFYPMSIIPEPFHQYMILNPLFWIIDQFRCFVYMGTIPNTLNMINSLLLSTIILILGVIIFKKYEKKVAMRF, from the coding sequence ATGAATTTCATTAAAGAAAATGACCTTTTTTTATTAAGTGAACTGGTTAAAAAAAATTTTTTATCAAAATATAAAGATTCAGTTTTAGGAGTAATATGGACAATTTTAAACCCATTATTACTAACAATTTTATTTACAATCATTTTTTCTACATTATTTGGAAAGAATATTGTGAACTTTCCAGTATACTTTTTATCAGGACGATGTATTTTTGAGTTTTTTAATAGTGGAATTTCCATAGCAATGAGGTCAATTAAAGGAAATAAAAACATATTGCAAAAAACTGCCGCGCCAAAGTATGTTTTTGTTCTTGGAGGTATTTTTTCGGAATATATTACATTCATAATTTATTTAATTTTATTGCTTGCAGTAATGGTTGTTACACATGCACAATTTCATATAACAATACCTCTTGCAATCATACCCATATTTTCATTAACACTTATGATAATCGGTTTAGGATTAATTTTATCAATTACCTGTGTTTATTACACAGACATAATTCATTTATGGACAGTATTCTCAATGATGTTATTATATGCATCAGCAATATTCTATCCCATGAGCATCATTCCCGAACCCTTTCATCAATATATGATTTTAAATCCATTATTTTGGATTATAGATCAATTTAGATGTTTTGTTTATATGGGAACAATTCCAAATACATTAAACATGATAAATTCATTATTATTATCAACAATCATATTAATATTAGGTGTGATTATTTTTAAAAAATATGAGAAGAAAGTTGCAATGAGGTTTTAA